In the Dolichospermum flos-aquae CCAP 1403/13F genome, GTATTAGAAAATAAAAATGCTCAAATAGTCTTGTCGGCTATTTCTATGAAAGGGGTCAGAGATGTGGCCTCTATGGTGCAATCTTGCCCCCTGTCTCCACAGACAATCTTTGTGACTGCAACTAAGGGACTAGAACCACAAACTACATACACACCTTCGCAAATTTGGCAAGCAGCTTTTCCTAATTCTCCTGTTGTGGTCTTATCGGGTCCAAATTTATCCCAGGAAATTGCCCAGGAATTACCAGCAGCAACGGTAGTAGCGAGTAAAAATACCAATGCTGCCCAAACAGTCCAATTGGTATTTTCTTCTAGTCGCTTTCGTGTCTATACTAACCCTGACCCTGTGGGCGTAGAATTAGGGGGAACACTGAAAAATGTGATAGCGATCGCCGCTGGTGTATGTGATGGGTTACACTTAGGCACAAATGCCAAAGCTGCCCTAGTCACCCGTGGGTTAACCGAAATGGTACGAATCGGTAATACTTTAGGTGCGAAAACGGAAACATTTTATGGTTTATCTGGTCTAGGGGACTTATTAGCAACCTGCAACAGCCCTTTAAGCCGTAATTATCAAGTTGGTTATCAATTAGCCAATGGACAAACGCTGCCAGGAGTTCTGGCAAATCTTCCAGGTACAGCCGAAGGTGTGAACACTTGTCGGGTATTAATGGAAATTGCCCAACAACGAGGTATTGCTATTCCCATTACTGAACAAGTTTATCAACTACTTGAAGGAGCAGTTACACCCAGACAAGCGTTAGATCAACTGATGATCCGAGATATCAAACCTGAATTTGATAATTTTCCCACAGAACAAATCTGGTAAATAAGGGAGAAATGCTGACAGGATAAGGTGTCCAATTAAAATTAAATGACTACCGCAAAATCCCTAGAAAAAATTTGTCAAATTGTCAGGAAATTACTTTTTGAGTGATGTAAATATGACTATGTAGTTTATAAACATCATCATAATTAGA is a window encoding:
- a CDS encoding NAD(P)H-dependent glycerol-3-phosphate dehydrogenase: MTNHQLPNSKSVVILGAGAWGAALAKLAAINDYQVHLWSRSDSQPLEKVLENKNAQIVLSAISMKGVRDVASMVQSCPLSPQTIFVTATKGLEPQTTYTPSQIWQAAFPNSPVVVLSGPNLSQEIAQELPAATVVASKNTNAAQTVQLVFSSSRFRVYTNPDPVGVELGGTLKNVIAIAAGVCDGLHLGTNAKAALVTRGLTEMVRIGNTLGAKTETFYGLSGLGDLLATCNSPLSRNYQVGYQLANGQTLPGVLANLPGTAEGVNTCRVLMEIAQQRGIAIPITEQVYQLLEGAVTPRQALDQLMIRDIKPEFDNFPTEQIW